From one Phycodurus eques isolate BA_2022a chromosome 6, UOR_Pequ_1.1, whole genome shotgun sequence genomic stretch:
- the LOC133404541 gene encoding P2Y purinoceptor 1 gives MFNTTVNLSAAVGLPLWYQYQMCAVAPYGFVFYYGVKVFNLVVGTPCNGLVIWQIVAKKSDSCTSDVFILNLAVLDVYFCLMTPGELLNTLLLDDTRIWYLQRFSYGVKDAGVLFLVCVCVDRHMAVVHPVLFASIRNNKIRTGVSMAAWAAIIAYALTKCVLGSMSVNGVFTAVVLVALAVMVLCNVSVIWVLRRSVAGQEAMHPAKKKALKTVLVVLAIIVVNYLPPVLMPFAPYYTLMEFRCQIRISVYSIMDLSCSVEPLLYVTKMECMGGWGCRCCVARTPHRVEV, from the exons ATGTTCAACACCACAGTGAACTTGAGCGCTGCGGTCGGCCTCCCCCTGTGGTACCAGTACCAAATGTGCGCCGTTGCCCCGTACGGCTTTGTCTTCTACTACGGCGTCAAGGTGTTCAACCTGGTGGTGGGCACTCCCTGCAACGGCCTTGTCATTTGGCAGATCGTCGCCAAGAAGAGCGACTCCTGCACCTCGGACGTGTTCATCCTCAACTTGGCCGTACTGGACGTGTATTTCTGCCTCATGACGCCCGGCGAGTTGCTCAACACCCTGCTGCTGGACGACACGCGCATCTGGTACCTGCAGAGGTTCTCGTATGGCGTCAAGGACGCGGGGGTGCTCTTCTTG gtgtgtgtctgtgtggacCGCCACATGGCCGTGGTTCACCCCGTGCTGTTCGCTAGCATCCGGAACAACAAAATCCGCACGGGCGTTTCGATGGCCGCGTGGGCCGCGATCATTGCGTACGCCCTGACTAAGTGCGTCTTGGGCTCCATGAGCGTTAACGGCGTGTTCACCGCCGTGGTGCTCGTCGCCCTGGCCGTCATGGTGCTGTGCAACGTCTCCGTCATCTGGGTGCTGCGGCGCTCCGTGGCCGGCCAGGAGGCCATGCACCCGGCCAAGAAGAAGGCCCTCAAAACGGTGCTCGTCGTCCTGGCCATCATCGTGGTCAACTACCTGCCGCCCGTGCTCATGCCCTTTGCGCCTTACTACACCTTGATGGAGTTCCGCTGCCAGATCAGAATCAGCGTGTACTCCATCATGGACCTGAGCTGCAGCGTGGAGCCGCTGCTCTACGTCACCAAGATGGAGTGCATGGGAGGTTGGGGCTGCCGGTGCTGCGTTGCTAGGACGCCACACCGCGTCGAAGTCTGA
- the sun2 gene encoding SUN domain-containing protein 1 codes for MSRRSCRLASTGYYNSDDESDSSSVTNISYRENPVKVFKKKAGTRKAASRASTRANSNASTSNLQSPSTTARRPSLSTQTNLTMGSVSYATPRATPRATLRPSLTPASSTTHQTATRSPAPPPERFHSSGQAVVYLRPDHKDQDKNCIDSSGYFSSEGINFKPPTPTTTTRSGSSNTTSKVKSNNVAPSVVEHRRQINSAFCGVKDSLSRLTAKIKHLITFANRSLISAQTKTTCIVLILLSVVAAFVWFLPPLLPLTLMDFIKAHSQIAKLKHQSILPAIVPPPPSTMQSTFATDLGTVPTDIEAKMQHLLEELQLKQELLYKIKEQFEVDMQSMRDDMKVLEANSGRHLDQEVTVLGKKMDDQKRDFNKSRSGLSGRMKALETQIAKLSKELLSIHSQPPALPCPDITAQKQLTPELQQAMEKWLTDHIQAQNAVILQQKGISSACTQPLANKMADFALETQGASVISTRCSETYHTRSACLSLLGFPLWYLTESPRTVIRGEPVLLPGKCWAFHGAHGTLVIALSHPIRITHVTLDHVPRHITPQGRIDSAPKDFAVYGMKNEVEEGTLLGTFTYNEDGEPTQTFELPPSDVIYHVVELRVLSNWGHMEYTCLYRFRVHGTLATAT; via the exons ATGTCTCGCAGGAGCTGTCGCCTGGCGTCCACAGGCTACTACAACTCGGATGACGAATCCGACTCAAGTAGCGTAACCAACATTTCATACAGAGAGAACCCCGTCAA GGTTTTCAAGAAGAAGGCCGGGACCCGTAAAGCCGCCTCCCGCGCCTCCACCAGAGCCAACAGCAATGCCAGCACGAGCAACTTACAATCGCCGTCCACCACAG CCCGCAGACCTTCCCTAAGCACCCAGACGAATCTGACCATGGGGAGCGTGTCCTACGCCACCCCAAGGGCCACCCCCAGGGCCACCCTCCGGCCCTCCCTAACGCCGGCGTCGTCGACCACGCACCAGACCGCCACCCGCTCCCCTGCGCCTCCTCCAGAGAGGTTCCACAGCTCCGGCCAGGCTGTCGTGTACCTGCGACCGGACCACAAGGACCAGGATAAGAACTGCATAGACAGCTCGGGTTACTTCTCCTCTGAGGGCATCAACTTTAAACCCCCAACACCAACTACCACCACCAGGTCCGGTAGCAGCAACACCACCAGTAAAGTCAAAAGTAACAACGTGGCTCCCAGTGTCGTCGAACACAGACGCCAAATCAACAGCGCCTTCTGTGGTGTGAAGG actcACTATCAAGATTGACTGCAAAGATAAAGCATCTTATCACTTTTG CCAATAGATCCTTAATCAGCGCCCAAACAAAGACGACTTGCATTGTCCTCATCTTGCTCTCTGTTGTGGCTGCCT TTGTTTGGTTCCTCCCTCCCTTGTTGCCTCTGACTCTCATGGACTTCATAAAGGCCCATTCGCAGATTGCCAAGCTCAAGCACCAATCTATTCTCCCAGCCATTGTACCTCCTCCACCCAGCACCATGCAATCCACATTCGCAACG GACTTGGGCACAGTGCCTACTGATATAGAAGCAAAAATGCAGCATCTTCTG GAGGAGCTGCAGCTGAAGCAGGAGCTCCTCTACAAG ATCAAGGAGCAATTCGAGGTGGACATGCAGAGTATGAGGGACGACATGAAGGTGTTGGAGGCCAATAGTGGGCGCCATCTGGACCAGGAAGTCACCGTACTGGGGAAGAAAATGGACGATCAGAAGCGGGATTTTAATAAGTCCCGCTCAGGTCTCAGTGGCAGAATGAAAGCTTTAGAGACTCAGATTGCCAAG TTGTCCAAGGAGTTGTTGTCCATCCACTCACAGCCTCCTGCGCTGCCTTGTCCTGACATCACTGCCCAAAAACAGCTCACGCCAGAGCTCCAGCAGGCCATGGAGAAGTGGCTCACTGACCACATCCAG GCGCAGAATGCAGTCATCCTACAGCAGAAAGGAATCTCTTCAGCGTGCACACAGCCCTTGGctaacaaaatggctgactttgcGCTTGAGACTCAAG GTGCCAGCGTGATCAGCACCCGCTGTTCTGAAACATATCACACCCGCTCAGCGTGTCTCAGCTTGCTTGGATTCCCCTTGTGGTACCTGACGGAGAGCCCTCGCACTGTCATTCGG GGCGAGCCAGTGCTGCTCCCTGGCAAATGTTGGGCCTTTCACGGTGCCCACGGGACTCTCGTCATCGCGCTGTCTCACCCCATACGGATAACCCATGTGACGCTGGACCACGTGCCGCGTCACATCACCCCCCAAGGCCGGATCGACTCTGCACCCAAGGACTTTGCGGTCTAT GGAATGAAGAATGAGGTGGAAGAAGGAACGCTGCTGGGAACGTTCACGTACAACGAGGACGGCGAGCCCACGCAGACATTTGAGCTGCCT CCCAGCGACGTGATCTACCACGTGGTGGAACTGCGCGTCCTCAGCAACTGGGGTCACATGGAGTACACCTGCCTCTACCGCTTCCGAGTGCACGGAACTCTGGCAACGGCGACATGA